In one window of Dissulfuribacter thermophilus DNA:
- a CDS encoding tRNA-dihydrouridine synthase family protein — protein sequence MKMVIVAGLAPMAGFTHRAFRRVVSEIGGAQLFFTEMLNSRIVSTQNPEKDHYCKDARIDRPLVAQIVGGDPEVIAAAIKRLEPLGFDAFDINMGCPQRAIMRHGWGAALLNDKKRAFLIVEKAKKVTKRPIFVKLRSFPGHRIEPLIEFSKGLEARGVDLITIHPRAVEDGFKRKAKWEELKWIKKEINIPIFGNGDIFSVEDAEEIFRKTGVNGILIGRGAIVRPWLFWEIVHKRPWPGSPLEVLEKVVHYILHYSPKEVHRRQLLLFLSWFLRNWEHHLYLFSKVKGWHDPFKILTFIREEIDKKGLRLVKRPIYSKL from the coding sequence ATGAAAATGGTAATTGTTGCAGGTTTAGCCCCAATGGCAGGGTTTACCCATAGGGCATTTAGAAGGGTCGTCTCTGAGATAGGCGGTGCCCAACTTTTCTTCACAGAGATGTTGAATTCGAGAATAGTCTCCACCCAAAATCCTGAAAAGGATCATTATTGCAAAGATGCCAGGATTGATCGTCCACTTGTGGCCCAGATTGTGGGAGGAGACCCAGAGGTTATAGCCGCGGCTATAAAAAGGCTTGAACCCTTGGGGTTTGATGCCTTTGACATAAATATGGGGTGTCCACAGCGAGCAATCATGAGGCATGGTTGGGGAGCTGCTCTATTAAATGATAAAAAAAGGGCTTTTCTCATTGTAGAAAAGGCAAAAAAAGTCACAAAGAGGCCAATTTTTGTAAAACTACGTTCTTTTCCAGGTCACAGGATAGAGCCCCTTATAGAGTTTTCTAAGGGGCTCGAGGCCAGAGGAGTGGATCTTATAACAATCCATCCACGGGCAGTTGAGGATGGATTCAAGAGAAAGGCAAAATGGGAAGAACTGAAATGGATAAAAAAGGAAATAAATATTCCTATTTTTGGAAACGGAGATATATTTTCTGTTGAGGATGCAGAAGAGATTTTCAGGAAGACTGGGGTGAACGGTATCCTCATAGGAAGGGGAGCAATTGTTAGACCTTGGTTGTTTTGGGAAATTGTACACAAAAGGCCGTGGCCTGGGTCTCCATTAGAAGTACTCGAAAAAGTCGTGCACTATATACTCCATTATTCACCAAAAGAGGTCCACAGACGCCAACTCCTTTTATTTCTTTCATGGTTTTTGAGAAATTGGGAACACCATCTTTATCTTTTTTCAAAGGTAAAAGGTTGGCATGATCCGTTTAAGATCCTAACTTTTATAAGAGAAGAGATTGATAAGAAAGGTCTGCGTTTGGTTAAGAGGCCTATCTATAGCAAACTTTAA